One part of the Anopheles coustani chromosome 2, idAnoCousDA_361_x.2, whole genome shotgun sequence genome encodes these proteins:
- the LOC131264795 gene encoding uncharacterized protein LOC131264795 yields MEINQCNGANETDVEHQNQQSGDLYADFNSFEPNTTVSEAAAKIPMSDEVVFCFFTWVGSGNGQVPSGAVVGGRTPSGENLYIGRVYHGDALLPGKIHPSHKRLYVSSGGKEHYYNNYEVLVEVRRGFRFIAEDEGNE; encoded by the exons atggagatCAATCAA TGCAATGGAGCCAACGAGACTGATGTTGAGCACCAGAATCAGCAAAGCGGTGATTTGTACGCAGATTTCAACTCGTTTGAACCCAATACGACGGTTTCCGAAGCGGCGGCTAAAATACCTATGTCAGAT GAAGTcgtattttgtttcttcaccTGGGTTGGTTCTGGAAATGGACAAGTTCCTTCCGGAGCGGTTGTAGGTGGACGGACCCCGAGTGGTGAAAATCTTTACATTGGACGTGTGTATCATGGTGACGCTCTGCTTCCGGGAAAAATTCATCCGAGTCACAAAAGGCTATACGTTTCTTCTGGTGGAAAAGAGCACTATTACAACAACTATGAAGTACTGGTCGAAGTTCGACGTGGATTTCGATTTATAGCTGAGGATGAagggaatgaatga